One region of Armigeres subalbatus isolate Guangzhou_Male chromosome 3, GZ_Asu_2, whole genome shotgun sequence genomic DNA includes:
- the LOC134225842 gene encoding E3 ubiquitin-protein ligase hyd isoform X1 translates to MSTLHFVVHPLPGTEDQLNDRIREVADKINKYGVQALPALHSLKVPVKQIVIGPAHLGVLLEDGRAFRVAFSIIPERLDLSKQDANKASGNAAGSTASQSNNNSKNSPASRQCRSRARIMRTSNTVRGGSSSQGSGSRSTGVIMGGGSSGSRSLVSVPAPFVPEELVTQAQVVLQGKSRNLIIRELQRTNLDVNLAVNNLLSRDDEGGDDTEEGSDNYVAEDLISLLDGGFHGDNSVIIDAEAMFSEDMFGFSNIRNLMLYSRSRSERNQSSSSSSAAAAGGGGSGTGGGGGGSGSGSGGGGGGSSGSAGGSGAAGGSGSGADVGSGRQSSGSTAGVGGSTGNGVSVAGSGVGGSVGVGSGSSGSGGLTSAEREGFGRWRDRQYFGPRRWFQSGREDGWDKESVKLYYSLDPKKKEFGSGYPLWVSDELEPWPEKDQPVRFTEIASLYSEFIGVTSKGELHQWRWADVEPYRSSESVNIFHPKTVPLNLLYEKVTHISATSIRCSVSTESGRIATWMDELLGYAGNKLEHVATSYPEFALDKIVSLHTCTLYTVARTESGELFWWGVLPFGQRKRLWDKYKAKAKKPVRPSVNTPEVTVGAQVCMKNSPMYQHGAIGFTISNGVPKVGQLLNAAWDLTNICRFKLLSMSTLSQQLGLVTGPSTSAPLNNLAPMIEKEKPPSTNSTSSKQNSGGSNKETADRLDMPPPPSPASSTCSDTGSVSNSHKRQKRMAPKDDSDTKKDEEQWLLKDVIFVEDVRSVPIGRVLKVDGDYAAVKFPPLIPPGSSSAATGSGSKDKLDDTIEAWQDCRLLRKDDLQVIKSATTSRVPDCFQKIPRRIVLNPHLPSGETGSQLLTIAVDSKGIHAIMRTGSKLHYCLFNLNTGRQEQDSVFPTDIASFLGTVPSNVSLTCAGDCSESVLLLRDGNNTIYPMSKDCVDAIRDPTWLDLPPIKCIAAASLTLPSVGVNLKSQVSLVVLAPEQQLLMSRILRCDLEGVRHVLGQLEGELKSQLLSVISEHTDGNRNIVHACISMCSPTSNKDSDHDPLAQGGSGNGSNANSGSGGSGSNSAALECINVITNTMMGNRPVSIREIMRRSVNRELDASNSNSAPLPPGSDDAPGGSLPVVYWPPEYDPTSGDEDSLSGMNTSQSQKSMNENYISDPNERRANALQIVQLLCENPVLQPYLRQLLSAKDAQGQTPFMLAVTCRAYQAGIIVFNAILKIANSDSAVRDSMIFPPGSAPDQSPLGILCCNDTCSFTWTGADHINQDIFECRTCGLTGSLCCCTECAKVCHKGHDCKLKRTSPTAYCDCWEKCKCKALIAGNQTKRYELLCKIATDTDLVTRFNSRGESILLFLIQTVGRQMVEQRQYRATSRMRNSSGSARKTPSLDTESDMPEHDLEPPRFARKALDRLLNDWPAVRSMIMTGAELEKPIIPNPNQPFYDDDNQQVYLQSQSGTTLLDKFTHSLIVRCNSDPLEKLLVTLVNELQNETISGRIEEAQKVARRFVRSVARVFVIFSIERFHNPEKSRNSTTQTKHLQAYRRVFTTLFKFAIEELIEISDALITPVRLGVVKPTAPFSLSSNSIDSTDDLFSVEPLAPPTNRAANVVDIASGSSRGDVIETERSSNSGFMSRINLRLRDIEDNNDADQMAQDDGETSEQEEMSEREQITPRRSVSVRAVSSSVAINANEEESQDPLRNEEAAQGESDTEFNFHEAETESDSDDNQSTQDAQRSVQTGATAGSDTGHAWMFENEDDSGDSSQPDDEGSEDGESDDHSHEDFSLADEQLERRQTSGGNQRTNLAPQSMQWAIRSRETTGPERVRLTTGGSNLVFIDPNALRRTTAASAAVTAAQQQETPTMTTTASALARAFGIVLRQISDLIGMLPTSFAGASSALDVTHQEAVQLQEYVEKRLKPTWDWILTVMEATEAQLRFGASLTDSTDPTHPLHPLNTPSTTSSSSNNASSSGGMMGVLAGSRNRAAITTLGATTARSLGFSDSTNNERSSRDGGSSSDAASSRRDFLTYCLSLMRAHNSEHRDFLPVLDVTALRHVAYVLDAILFYMRATNDCDIDRTTTGLNTWDDQDENENEDAEEDISTSIVMDTDSVDDDMMRPSLGRRHSFFQRSDSTLCLGCPAPDPFNTPLAEALPLADQPHLLQPNARREELFGMPKRPITLPPNSQQPGECNVNLEVPPVRLSLSSTIRNEGSSSSLGGSAPNASTVETVAMEIYQDETSQENKQSGSNNTVEISIPVSIYQDSKQHKTTIVVNEKGEAISPIKEITVGAEGESKAGPSSEQSQSPKPPPPPPPIASVSGPSGDNYYKKNRLFYIKNKYNEESDVEVDEVSISSDEPQDLSQSLIKIDVDTDQDHDELSESDSEDAPQLMVKRQKLDENAMNEDGSLVVAQQDASTSSIRPPIIVTRRKVSIEGAQQGVGVSGSEGSATIMATQGNSPSVGSLTEQQGTITSFVTYTTSGNQVTVSTGPAASGSPGKSVIVRAGPSSSFSPSASSNAAEVIQHAEAMDLQEISAHVTVETTPNVQQTVQPELPPRGIYLRSGNSQGSLNTSILSDILLGRWRLSLILFGRVFLEDVGVEPGSVIYELNGFPVKEAKFRRYMEKLRNAQQKDLTLSKMERNRAALLTQTFKELNTHYNNRRLQSPLAFSRVKVTFKDEPGEGSGVARSFYTSIAEALLANEKLPNLDAAQTGSAKYTSVPFNTMMQRSRGTSSGAGGSSSTGAGGSSSASRDSSVRRGLSSKQPLWRPNRESRKTLNYDARPFRPASEQVQVSAGSGGVGGNNSPPFLHINDSLPAHQQQLGERLYPKVQALYPNNAPKITGMLLDLPATQILMLLASEESLRQKANEALEIILSRQRLEIDNLSVGGVGGSSSSASAGGGSVEQQAGNSSGFPQGSSAGLSKKSGPVLILEDCQLDAPLFYSPGKRGFYSPRQGYPSSDRLNAFRNVGRLIGLCLLQNELFPLFLQRHVLKHILGRQIRFHDLAFFDPVVYDSLRQLVKDSNTKSGINILQSLELNFVIDLIPEEGSGSVEIVPGGRDIQVNESNVFDYVRKYAEYRMIKTQEKALDAIRSGVFDVLPDTALDQLTAEDLRLLLNGVGDIHVGTLISYTSFNDESNESSDKLLKFKRWLWSVVEKMSNLERQDLVYFWTGSPALPASEDGFQPMPSVTIRPADDAHLPTANTCISRLYIPLYSSKAVLRHKLLLAIKTKNFGFV, encoded by the exons AATCCGTGAGGTTGCGGACAAAATCAACAAGTATGGTGTTCAAGCGCTACCGGCACTTCACTCGCTCAAAGTTCCAGTCAAACAAATCGTAATCGGACCAGCTCACCTCGGTGTGCTGCTCGAAGATGGACGTGCGTTCCGCGTTGCTTTCTCGATCATCCCGGAACGGTTGGATTTGAGTAAACAGGATGCAAACAAGGCCAGTGGTAATGCCGCTGGCAGCACCGCCAGCCAATCCAATAATAACTCGAAGAATTCCCCAGCCTCGAGGCAATGTCGCTCTCGGGCTCGGATCATGCGCACGAGCAATACGGTGCGCGGCGGCAGCAGTTCACAGGGATCCGGTTCACGCAGCACCGGAGTCATAATGGGCGGGGGATCGTCCGGCAGTCGGTCGCTTGTTTCGGTGCCGGCTCCATTCGTACCGGAGGAGCTAGTGACACAGGCACAGGTAGTGCTGCAAGGCAAAAGCCGAAATCTGATCATCAGAGAACTGCAACGGACGAATCTTGACGTAAACCTAGCGGTGAACAATTTGCTCTCACGTGACGATGAGGGCGGTGACGACACAGAGGAGGGCAGCGATAACTATGTCGCTGAGGATCTGATTTCTCTACTCGACGGAGGTTTCCACGGAGACAACAGTGTGATCATAGATGCGGAAGCGATGTTTTCTGAGGACATGTTTGGATTTTCGAACATTAGAAA TTTGATGTTATACAGTCGTTCTCGCAGTGAACGAAATCAGAGCAGCTCATCATCGTCGGCTGCCGCTGCAGGAGGAGGCGGAAGCGGAACCGGTGGCGGTGGAGGAGGAAGTGGCTCTGGTAGTggtggaggaggaggaggaagtTCGGGTAGCGCAGGAGGATCTGGAGCAGCCGGGGGAAGTGGTAGTGGTGCCGACGTAGGCTCCGGTCGTCAGAGTAGTGGAAGTACCGCtggcgttggtggttccaccgGGAATGGTGTCAGTGTTGCTGGGAGCGGTGTTGGTGGATCAGTTGGAGTCGGCAGCGGAAGCAGTGGATCTGGTGGCCTAACCAGTGCCGAGAGGGAAGGATTCGGCCGGTGGCGTGATCGACAGTACTTCGGACCACGCCGATGGTTCCAGAGCGGACGCGAAGACGGATGGGACAAAGAAAGTG TGAAACTTTACTACTCCCTAGAtccgaagaagaaagaatttgGATCCGGTTATCCACTGTGGGTATCAGACGAATTGGAACCCTGGCCGGAGAAAGATCAGCCTGTACGATTTACCGAAATTGCGTCGCTTTACTCCGAGTTCATCGGGGTGACCAGTAAAGGTGAATTACATCAATGGCGTTGGGCTGACGTGGAACCATATCGAAGTAGTGAATCGGTCAATATCTTCCACCCGAAAACGGTGCCTTTGAACTTGCTATACGAGAAGGTTACCCACATTTCAGCGACTTCGATCCGTTGTTCGGTGTCTACTGAGAGTGGCCGGATTGCCACCTGGATGGATGAACTACTTGGCTATGCTGGAAATAAGTTGGAACATGTGGCCACAAGTTATCCGGAGTTTGCTCTCGACAAGATCGTGTCTCTACATACGTGCACTTTATATACGGTAGCAAGAACTGAAAGTGGCGAACTATTTTGGTGGGGTGTTCTACCTTTCGGACAACGAAAACGTCTATGGGATAAATACAAAGCCAAAGCTAAAAAACCGGTACGACCGAGCGTGAACACCCCGGAGGTGACGGTCGGTGCCCAGGTTTGTATGAAGAATAGTCCCATGTATCAGCATGGCGCCATTGGATTCACAATTTCAAACGGTGTTCCTAAAGTCGGTCAGCTACTCAACGCTGCCTGGGATTTGACCAACATTTGTCGATTTAAACTTTTGTCAATGTCTACACTATCGCAGCAATTGGGACTGGTGACGGGACCGAGCACTAGTGCTCCATTGAACAATTTGGCTCCGATGATCGAAAAAGAAAAGCCTCCCAGTACGAATAGTACCAGTTCTAAGCAGAACTCCGGTGGCAGTAATAAAGAGACGGCCGATCGGTTGGATATGCCTCCGCCACCTTCGCCAGCCTCGAGTACATGTAGCGACACCGGTAGCGTGAGCAATTCCCATAAGCGACAGAAGCGAATGGCCCCGAAGGACGATTCCGACActaagaaggatgaagaacaGTGGCTACTAAA GGATGTCATTTTTGTCGAAGATGTCCGCTCGGTTCCGATCGGACGAGTGTTGAAAGTAGATGGCGATTATGCGGCGGTTAAATTTCCTCCGTTGATACCACCGGGAAGCTCTAGTGCTGCTACCGGCAGCGGCAGTAAGGATAAGCTCGACGATACAATCGAAGCTTGGCAAGATTGCCGATTGCTTCGAAAGGACGACCTTCAGGTGATAAAATCAGCCACCACCTCCCGTGTGCCCGATTGCTTCCAGAAGATCCCCAGAAGAATAGTACTGAATCCACATCTCCCCAGTGGGGAGACCGGTTCACAGCTATTGACAATAGCGGTTGACTCCAAAGGTATTCATGCCATCATGAGAACTGGAAGTAAGTTGCACTATTGTTTGTTCAACTTGAATACTGGACGCCAGGAGCAAGACAGTGTTTTTCCAACCGATATTGCGTCCTTCTTGGGAACCGTACCGTCGAATGTTTCGTTGACATGCGCTGGTGATTGTTCGGAAAGTGTTTTGCTGCTGCGAGACGGCAACAATACCATCTACCCCATGTCAAAGGATTGCGTTGACGCTATTAGAGATCCAACTTGGCTAGATCTACCACCAATAAAGTGTATTGCAGCTGCATCGCTGACGCTTCCTTCGGTCGGAGTGAATTTAAAATCGCAGGTGTCACTTGTAGTATTGGCGCCTGAACAACAACTGTTGATGTCTAGAATTTTGAGATGTGATCTGGAAGGGGTTCGCCATGTGCTTGGTCAGTTGGAAGGAGAGCTTAAAAGTCAACTGTTGTCAGTCATTTCGGAACATACCGACGGTAATAGAAACATTGTACACGCCTGCATCAGCATGTGTTCGCCAACATCAAATAAAGATTCTGATCATGATCCTTTAGCACAAGGTGGATCAGGAAATGGTTCTAATGCCAATAGTGGTTCTGGAGGTTCAGGATCTAATTCCGCAGCCCTAGAATGCATAAATGTAATCACTAATACCATGATGGGTAACCGCCCTGTAAGCATCCGAGAAATCATGCGTCGCAGTGTTAATCGTGAATTAGATGCTTCGAATTCAAACAGTGCCCCTCTTCCACCAGGAAGTGACGATGCACCAGGTGGATCTTTACCTGTTGTCTATTGGCCTCCAGAATATGATCCGACAAGTGGTGATGAGGACAGCCTGAGTGGCATGAATACTTCTCAGTCTCAGAAATCTATGAATGAAAATTACATCTCCGATCCCAACGAACGACGAGCAAACGCCCTCCAGATTGTGCAACTTCTGTGTGAAAACCCCGTTTTACAACCTTATTTAAGACAACTATTGAGCGCTAAGGACGCCCAGGGACAAACCCCGTTCATGCTGGCCGTGACATGTCGTGCCTATCAGGCAGGAATCATTGTGTTTAATGCAATATTGAAAATCGCCAATAGTGACTCTGCCGTACGTGATTCAATGATCTTTCCACCGGGAAGTGCTCCTGATCAATCACCACTAGGAATCTTGTGCTGCAATGACACCTGCTCCTTCACTTGGACTGGAGCAGACCATATTAATCAGGATATTTTCGAGTGTCGCACCTGTGGCCTTACAGGATCTTTGTGTTGTTGCACGGAGTGTGCCAAGGTTTGTCACAAAGGACACGATTGCAAACTGAAACGCACTTCTCCCACTGCCTATTGCGACTGTTGGGAAAAATGCAAATGTAAAGCGTTGATCGCTGGTAATCAAACCAAACGCTACGAATTACTATGTAAGATAGCCACTGACACTGACTTGGTTACACGGTTTAACTCTCGTGGAGAGTCTATTCTTCTGTTTTTGATTCAAACTGTTGGCCGTCAAATGGTCGAACAACGTCAGTATCGCGCCACGTCACGAATGCGTAATTCTTCGGGGAGTGCTCGAAAAACACCATCCCTGGATACAGAGAGCGACATGCCGGAGCATGACTTAGAACCACCTCGCTTTGCGAGAAAAGCGCTGGATCGCCTGTTGAACGATTGGCCGGCGGTTCGCTCGATGATCATGACAGGTGCTGAACTAGAGAAACCCATCATCCCCAATCCGAATCAACCATTCTATGACGATGACAATCAGCAAGTTTATCTGCAGTCGCAGAGTGGGACAACCCTACTGGATAAATTTACTCACAGTTTGATTGTGCGATGCAATAGTGATCCGTTGGAAAAATTGCTCGTTACGCTGGTTAACGAGTTGCAAAATGAAACCATTTCTGGAAGGATTGAAGAAGCTCAGAAAGTAGCAAGGCGGTTTGTTCGCTCGGTTGCACGAGTATTTGTCATCTTTAGCATCGAGCGTTTCCACAACCcggaaaagtcaagaaattcTACGACGCAAACAAAGCATTTGCAGGCGTACCGTCGCGTATTTACCACTCTGTTCAAATTTGCAATCGAGGAATTGATTGAGATATCCGATGCGTTGATCACCCCGGTACGGTTGGGTGTTGTCAAACCGACAGCACCGTTTTCATTGTCGTCCAATAGTATAGAT AGTACCGATGATTTGTTCTCCGTAGAACCGTTGGCTCCTCCAACGAATCGTGCTGCAAATGTAGTGGACATAGCCTCTGGTAGCTCACGTGGTGATGTCATCGAAACCGAACGTAGCTCGAACTCGGGATTCATGTCCAGGATAAATTTACGGCTGCGTGACATTGAGGACAATAATGATGCCGATCAAATGGCACAGGACGATGGAGAGACATCCGAACAGGAAGAGATGTCTGAACGGGAACAAATAACTCCTAGAAGGAGTGTCAGTGTACGTGCTGTTTCTAGCTCAGTGGCAATCAATGCCAATGAAGAGGAGTCTCAAGATCCGTTGCGTAACGAAGAAGCAGCACAGGGTGAAAGCGATACGGAGTTCAACTTCCACGAAGCCGAAACGGAATCCGATTCCGACGATAATCAAAGCACGCAGGATGCTCAACGCAGTGTTCAGACTGGGGCAACGGCTGGATCGGATACAG GTCACGCATGGATGTTCGAAAACGAAGACGATTCCGGAGATTCGAGCCAACCGGATGATGAAGGATCCGAAGACGGTGAAAGTGATGACCATTCACATGAGGACTTCAGCTTAGCCGATGAGCAGTTGGAGCGTCGGCAAACATCCGGAGGCAACCAACGAACGAATCTGGCTCCACAATCGATGCAATGGGCTATCAGAAGTCGGGAAACGACTGGTCCGGAACGGGTTCGTCTCACCACCGGCGGATCTAATTTGGTGTTCATTGACCCGAACGCACTGCGACGAACGACGGCTGCTAGTGCGGCTGTTACCGCTGCCCAGCAACAAGAGACTCCAACAATGACGACAACAGCTAGCGCTTTAGCACGAGCTTTCGGTATTGTGCTGAGACAGATTTCCGACTTGATTGGAATGTTACCAACAAGCTTCGCTGGTGCGTCATCTGCTTTGGACGTAACTCATCAAGAGGCAGTTCAGTTGCAG GAGTACGTCGAAAAACGATTGAAACCCACATGGGACTGGATCCTGACCGTGATGGAAGCCACCGAGGCACAACTGCGCTTTGGAGCGTCATTGACTGATTCTACAGACCCGACGCACCCGTTGCATCCACTTAATACGCCAAGCACGACATCTTCCAGCAGCAATAATGCCAGCTCGTCCGGGGGCATGATGGGAGTACTCG CAGGCAGTAGAAATCGTGCCGCTATCACCACTTTGGGCGCAACCACCGCGAGAAGTCTCGGATTTAGCGATAGCACCAATAACGAGAGAAGCTCGCGCGATG GTGGTTCATCGTCGGATGCCGCTTCAAGTCGTCGTGATTTCTTGACCTACTGTTTGTCACTGATGCGTGCCCACAATTCGGAACATCGCGACTTCCTACCCGTACTGGACGTGACAGCTCTACGCCATGTCGCTTACGTACTAGACGCCATCCTATTCTACATGCGTGCAACCAACGACTGCGATATCGATCGCACCACTACGGGATTGAACACGTGGGACGATCAGgacgaaaatgaaaatgaagacGCAGAAGAGGACATTTCAACGTCCATCGTGATGGACACCGATTCGGTAGATGACGATATGATGCGACCATCTCTCGGTCGACGTCATTCATTTTTCCAAAGGTCCGATTCGACGCTTTGCCTAGGCTGTCCGGCACCAGATCCGTTTAACACTCCGCTGGCAGAAGCCCTTCCTCTGGCTGATCAGCCACATCTACTTCAACCCAATGCACGACGGGAAGAGCTGTTCGGTATGCCGAAGCGTCCGATTACTCTTCCGCCAAACTCTCAACAACCTGGTGAATGTAATGTTAATCTTGAGGTACCTCCGGTTCGACTAAGTCTTTCTTCTACAATCCGAAATGAAGGTTCTAGCTCGTCTCTTGGCGGATCTGCACCGAATGCCAGCACCGTTGAAACTGTCGCAATGGAGATTTATCAAGACGAGACATCCCAGGAGAACAAACAGTCTGGTTCTAATAACACGGTAGAGATTTCCATTCCGGTCAGTATCTATCAGGATTCTAAGCAGCACAAAACGACAATTGTTGTCAACGAAAAAGGTGAGGCGATTTCACCAATCAAGGAGATCACTGTCGGCGCAGAGGGTGAATCAAAAGCTGGACCATCCAGTGAGCAATCTCAATCACCGAAACCTCCACCACCACCGCCACCGATCGCTTCTGTATCCGGTCCCTCTGGAGATAATTACTACAAGAAAAATCGGCTGTTCTACATCAAGAATAAATACAACGAAGAATCTGACGTGGAAGTAGATGAAGTCAGTATCAGTTCGGATGAGCCGCAGGATCTATCACAGTCTTTGATTAAGATAGACGTGGACACTGACCAGGATCACGACGAATTATCCGAGTCGGACTCTGAAGACGCACCACAATTGATGGTTAAGCGACAAAAGTTGGACGAGAACGCCATGAATGAGGACGGTTCGCTTGTCGTTGCCCAACAGGATGCTTCCACTTCGTCGATCCGCCCACCGATAATTGTGACCAGAAGAAAAGTGTCAATTGAAGGCGCCCAGCAAGGTGTTGGCGTAAGCG GTTCGGAAGGATCTGCTACTATTATGGCGACTCAAGGAAACTCACCCTCTGTTGGGTCTCTGACTGAGCAGCAGGGTACAATTACGTCATTTGTGACGTATACAACATCCGGAAATCAAGTAACTGTTTCGACGGGACCAGCTGCTAGTGGTTCGCCTGGAAAAAGCGTTATTGTACGAGCTGGACCCTCATCG TCTTTTTCGCCATCGGCAAGTTCCAACGCAGCTGAAGTCATTCAGCATGCCGAGGCTATGGACCTGCAAGAGATATCTGCTCACGTGACAGTGGAGACGACTCCGAACGTTCAGCAGACGGTACAACCGGAACTACCGCCACGTGGAATTTATCTCCGTTCAGGAAATAGTCAAGGTTCGCTAAATACCTCAATTCTCTCGGATATCCTTCTCGGGCGCTGGCGTCTATCATTGATTTTGTTCGGTCGGGTATTCCTAGAGGACGTAGGCGTTGAACCGGGTAGTGTGATATACGAGCTGAACGGATTTCCCGTGAAAGAGGCTAAATTTAGAAGGTATATGGAAAAGTTGAGGAACGCCCAGCAAAAGGATCTCACGTTGTCTAAAATGGAACGTAACAGGGCGGCGTTACTAACGCAAACGTTCAAAGAACTGAATACCCATTACAACAATCGAAGACTTCAATCGCCGTTAGCATTTTCACGGGTAAAAGTAACCTTCAAAGATGAACCGGGTGAAGGTTCTGGCGTGGCGAGAAGTTTCTACACGTCAATTGCAGAAGCTCTGTTAGCCAATGAAAAGTTGCCCAACTTAGATGCTGCTCAAACCGGTTCAGCAAAATATACATCGGTTCCATTCAATACTATGATGCAACGCAGCCGAGGAACTAGCAGTGGTGCCGGAGGAAGTAGTTCTACTGGTGCGGGAGGAAGCAGCAGTGCTAGCAGAGATTCCAGCGTTCGCCGAGGACTTTCCAGCAAGCAACCACTGTGGAGACCGAACCGTGAGTCTCGCAAAACACTCAACTACGACGCAAGGCCGTTCCGACCAGCAAGCGAACAAGTGCAAGTTTCCGCCGGTAGTGGAGGTGTCGGTGGAAACAATAGCCCACCATTTTTACACATCAACGATAGTTTACCGGCTCATCAACAACAACTAGGCGAACGATTATATCCTAAGGTACAAGCCTTGTATCCTAATAACGCCCCGAAGATCACTGGAATGTTGTTGGATCTACCAGCAACGCAAATCCTAATGTTGTTGGCATCGGAGGAAAGCCTTAGACAGAAAGCCAATGAGGCACTGGAAATAATCTTAAGTCGGCAGcggctcgaaatcgataatctCAGCGTTGGGGGTGTCGGTGGATCATCTTCTTCGGCGTCGGCCGGTGGGGGATCCGTCGAACAACAAGCTGGTAACAGTTCTGGCTTCCCGCAAGGATCGAGTGCCGGTTTATCGAAGAAGAGTGGTCCGGTGTTGATCCTAGAAGATTGTCAACTAGACGCACCTTTGTTCTATTCGCCTGGAAAGCGTGGATTTTATAGTCCCCGACAAGGTTACCCCTCGAGCGATCGACTGAACGCATTTAGGAATGTTGGAAG ATTGATTGGACTGTGCTTACTGCAAAACGAACTGTTTCCACTGTTCCTGCAACGACACGTGCTAAAACACATCCTTGGTCGTCAGATTCGCTTCCACGATTTAGCCTTCTTCGATCCGGTCGTATACGATTCACTCCGACAGTTGGTAAAGGATTCGAACACCAAGAGTGGTATCAACATCCTGCAGAGCCTGGAGCTTAACTTTGT CATCGATTTGATCCCAGAGGAAGGTTCGGGTTCGGTGGAAATTGTGCCTGGAGGTCGTGACATTCAGGTGAACGAAAGCAATGTATTCGATTATGTGCGGAAATACGCCGAGTATCGTATGATCAAAACGCAAGAGAAGGCATTAGAT gctATACGTTCGGGGGTGTTTGATGTGCTACCGGATACGGCATTGGATCAACTGACGGCGGAAGATTTGCGGTTGCTGTTGAACGGCGTTGGCGACATTCACGTTGGTACTCTGATCTCATATACTTCCTTCAACGACGAAAGCAACGAAAGTAGTGACAAGCTACTAAAGTTTAAAAGATGGCTCTGGAGCGTCGTGGAGAAGATGAGCAACCTGGAACGACAAGACTTG GTCTATTTCTGGACCGGGTCGCCTGCCCTACCTGCCTCAGAGGATGGCTTCCAGCCGATGCCATCAGTAACAATTAGACCGGCCGACGATGCCCACCTCCCAACGGCCAACACTTGCATCTCTAGACTGTATATCCCGCTTTACTCCAGCAAGGCAGTTCTTCGGCATAAGCTGCTGCTAGCAATAAAAACGAAGAATTTTGGATTCGTTTAG